The segment AGAAGAGCCATCGCGTTCCGTTGTCGCTCGAAATCTCACCCGGATAACCAAGGATGATCATCAGGACCGCCGCCCCGCCCAGTCGCCAGGAGAGGGATCGAGCAATCGGAGCCGCCAGGGCCATGACGGCGATCAACTCGATCACCAGAAGCGGAACGGTCAAGATCCAGTCGGCATAGCGGTAGTAATCGTTGAACGGAGTTGCGGTTTCCTGGAAAACCACCCCCGATTCCGTCTCGGTCAGGGCGTAGGCATCGTGCCAGCTGTCGTAAATCCGGACGTAGTGGTAGCACGCCAGGGCGACCACCACCCCCGAGACCAGAACGGCCAGCCGGTACTTCGGGTGAATCTGAAAGCTGGTAAAGAAGAAGAACAGAGCCGCCGCGCCCATCGCGGCGATCGTAAAGGAGAACATGTTCGAGACCAGCTCGAACTGTGAAAGGGAAAGTTCCACGGCGTCGCTCCTCCGGGTGCGGGAAGGTGCGACCCATCACGACCTCGGCGAAAAAGCGCGGATCGAGATCGGACTGTCCGGAAATGAGGACAGTTTCATGCGTTGCCGAGATGTCGCGGGTCGCCACGGAAGGCTGCCGGCGGAGGATGATGGGCGGAACACACCCGGGGCGAGACGTTCGCCCGAGGTGGTCGCCGGGCAGACACACTTCCTACACGTTGCCATAGGCGACCGAAAACGGTCGTCAAGACAAAATCGCTGGGAAATCCTCTCCACGAACGATGTGCGGCACGTCACGGGTGAGACTCGGGAACATGTTTCTGCGTCCCTTCTGTTGAAAAGGCTCGACGAGGACTGCAGGGCGCCTACAACGGAGCCGGAGATTCGTTCATTCCCGCTCAATGATCCGATTCTCCACGGGGCGACCCAACCTGAGAGTCACATGTCATACGCATGCTCATCCATGAGCATTCTGGCGTCATTTCCTGGCGTGCTGGCCTGTGCCGCAGTG is part of the Tautonia marina genome and harbors:
- a CDS encoding bacteriorhodopsin-like gives rise to the protein MELSLSQFELVSNMFSFTIAAMGAAALFFFFTSFQIHPKYRLAVLVSGVVVALACYHYVRIYDSWHDAYALTETESGVVFQETATPFNDYYRYADWILTVPLLVIELIAVMALAAPIARSLSWRLGGAAVLMIILGYPGEISSDNGTRWLFWGLSMLPFLYILFVLLTELSTSLARQPEDVRGRISFARYLIVITWSFYPIAYLAPMIGLSGANAEVALQVGYSIADVLAKAAFGLYIYSIAATKSELETGEALSAHSEYAA